One Kineococcus aurantiacus genomic window carries:
- a CDS encoding serine hydrolase domain-containing protein gives MTTVLLPTTHRALDHLLAAEQSAARLPSVVAGLVRDGELVWTGAAGTTGVDTGPGADTQYRVGSITKTFVAAAVLRLVEDGLVALEDPVRAHLPELDTEGVGRVGVGQLLGQAGGVQAETDGPWWERTPGGDWDALLPLLGGSALRHRPGTRFHYSNLGFGVLGELVGRVRGEDWRRVVQAQFLDPLGMTRTTLRPQQPAARGLAVHPWADVVLPEPEHDAGAMAPAGQVWSTVADLARWATVVAGTSTVLRPGTVEAMWEPQSVDDPRGGAWTAGYGLGLQLWNVAGRRHAGHSGSMPGFVAMLRVDVATGDGVVALTNSTTGFGDLPARLLAALTDAEPHRPAPWVPHDVPADVLELVGPWYWGPAPLVVRASAHGFELRGLEGRGRASRFVRAGEGVWRGLDGYYAGELLRPVRTPDGAVGHLDLASFRLTRTPYDPAADVPGGVDPRGWTPLA, from the coding sequence ATGACGACCGTCCTGCTCCCCACCACCCACCGCGCGCTGGACCACCTGCTGGCCGCCGAGCAGAGCGCGGCGCGCCTGCCCTCGGTCGTGGCGGGGCTGGTGCGCGACGGGGAGCTCGTGTGGACCGGCGCGGCCGGGACGACGGGGGTGGACACCGGCCCGGGGGCCGACACGCAGTACCGCGTGGGCTCGATCACCAAGACGTTCGTGGCGGCGGCGGTGCTGCGCCTGGTCGAGGACGGGCTGGTCGCGCTGGAGGACCCCGTGCGGGCGCACCTGCCCGAGCTGGACACCGAGGGGGTGGGCCGGGTCGGCGTGGGCCAGCTGCTGGGGCAGGCGGGCGGGGTGCAGGCCGAGACGGACGGGCCCTGGTGGGAGCGGACGCCCGGCGGGGACTGGGACGCGCTGCTGCCGCTCCTGGGCGGCTCCGCGCTGCGGCACCGGCCCGGCACGCGCTTCCACTACTCCAACCTCGGTTTCGGGGTCCTGGGCGAGCTGGTCGGCCGGGTCCGGGGCGAGGACTGGCGCCGGGTCGTGCAGGCGCAGTTCCTGGACCCCCTCGGCATGACGCGCACGACGCTGCGCCCGCAGCAGCCGGCCGCGCGGGGCCTGGCGGTGCACCCGTGGGCCGACGTGGTGCTGCCCGAGCCGGAGCACGACGCGGGGGCCATGGCGCCCGCGGGGCAGGTCTGGTCCACGGTCGCGGACCTGGCGCGGTGGGCCACGGTCGTGGCGGGCACCTCCACGGTGCTGCGCCCCGGCACCGTGGAGGCCATGTGGGAGCCGCAGAGCGTCGACGACCCCCGCGGCGGGGCCTGGACCGCGGGGTACGGGCTGGGCCTGCAGCTGTGGAACGTCGCCGGCCGCCGCCACGCCGGGCACTCGGGGTCCATGCCGGGGTTCGTGGCGATGCTGCGGGTGGACGTCGCCACGGGCGACGGCGTCGTCGCGCTGACGAACTCCACGACGGGCTTCGGCGACCTGCCAGCCCGGCTGCTGGCAGCGCTGACCGACGCCGAACCGCACCGCCCCGCCCCGTGGGTGCCCCACGACGTGCCCGCCGACGTCCTGGAGCTGGTCGGCCCCTGGTACTGGGGGCCCGCGCCGCTGGTGGTGCGCGCGAGCGCGCACGGCTTCGAGCTGCGCGGCCTGGAGGGGCGCGGGCGCGCGTCGCGGTTCGTGCGCGCCGGGGAGGGGGTCTGGCGCGGCCTGGACGGCTACTACGCGGGCGAGCTGCTGCGCCCGGTCCGCACGCCCGACGGCGCGGTGGGCCACCTGGACCTGGCGAGCTTCCGGCTGACCCGCACGCCGTACGACCCCGCCGCCGACGTGCCCGGCGGCGTCGACCCGAGGGGGTGGACGCCGCTGGCGTGA
- the lipA gene encoding lipoyl synthase has protein sequence MTIAPEGRRMLRIEARNAETPIERKPDWIRTKARTGPEYTELKGLVRSGGLHTVCEEAGCPNIYECWEDREATFLIGGSECTRRCDFCQIDTGKPSPLDRDEPRRVAESIRTMGLRYATITGVARDDLADSGAWLYAETIRQTHARNEGTGVEILVPDFNGRPELLQQVFDAAPEVFAHNVETVPRIFKSIRPAFRYERSLDVITQGRDAGLVTKSNLILGMGETDEEVLAALQDLHDAGCDIITITQYLRPTSRHHPVERWVKPEAFVEFSRAAEEMGFAGVMAGPLVRSSYRAGRLWAGAMRKRGVAIPEQLAHLDKESPAAQEASSLLARR, from the coding sequence GTGACGATCGCACCCGAGGGCCGGCGCATGCTGCGCATCGAGGCGCGCAACGCCGAGACGCCGATCGAGCGCAAGCCCGACTGGATCCGCACCAAGGCGCGCACCGGCCCGGAGTACACCGAGCTCAAGGGCCTGGTGAGGTCCGGCGGCCTGCACACGGTGTGCGAGGAGGCCGGCTGCCCCAACATCTACGAGTGCTGGGAGGACCGCGAGGCCACGTTCCTCATCGGCGGTTCCGAGTGCACGCGCCGCTGCGACTTCTGCCAGATCGACACGGGCAAGCCGTCGCCGCTGGACCGCGACGAGCCCCGCCGGGTGGCCGAGAGCATCCGCACGATGGGGCTGCGCTACGCGACCATCACCGGCGTCGCGCGCGACGACCTCGCCGACAGCGGCGCGTGGCTGTACGCCGAGACGATCCGGCAGACCCACGCCCGCAACGAGGGCACGGGCGTGGAGATCCTCGTCCCCGACTTCAACGGCCGGCCCGAGCTGCTGCAGCAGGTCTTCGACGCCGCCCCGGAGGTCTTCGCGCACAACGTCGAGACCGTCCCGCGGATCTTCAAGTCGATCCGGCCGGCGTTCCGGTACGAGCGGTCGCTGGACGTCATCACGCAGGGCCGCGACGCGGGCCTGGTGACGAAGTCGAACCTCATCCTGGGGATGGGCGAGACCGACGAGGAGGTCCTGGCCGCGCTGCAGGACCTGCACGACGCCGGCTGCGACATCATCACGATCACCCAGTACCTGCGCCCCACGTCGCGGCACCACCCGGTGGAGCGGTGGGTCAAGCCCGAGGCCTTCGTCGAGTTCAGCCGGGCCGCCGAGGAGATGGGCTTCGCGGGCGTCATGGCCGGCCCGCTGGTCCGCTCGTCCTACCGCGCGGGCCGGTTGTGGGCCGGGGCGATGAGGAAGCGCGGGGTCGCGATCCCCGAGCAGCTCGCGCACCTGGACAAGGAGTCCCCCGCGGCCCAGGAGGCCTCCAGCCTGCTCGCCCGTCGCTGA
- a CDS encoding DUF4191 domain-containing protein, producing the protein MARRGSDAGRGGSTAAPRPKKQRWARTRQLKQVYDMTVRVDPSAKWVLLAALVGPIVVGLLIGLLTGHPIYFTILGLLVGILLAMFLLGRRAERAAYVNLEGQKGAAGAALSSIRRGWTVEQEPVAAEARTQDMVFRAVGRGGIVLVGDGPPSRVRKLLETERRKVARVAPNVPVHLFTVGDGGAADEVPLRKLASRVQRLKPELTKQEVGAVQKRLRALGGIRPPVPKGIDPMSARPDRRAMRGR; encoded by the coding sequence ATGGCACGACGTGGATCCGACGCCGGACGCGGGGGCAGCACCGCCGCACCGAGACCCAAGAAGCAGCGGTGGGCGCGCACCCGTCAGCTGAAGCAGGTCTACGACATGACCGTGCGGGTGGACCCGTCGGCCAAGTGGGTCCTGCTGGCCGCCCTCGTCGGCCCGATCGTCGTCGGTCTGCTGATCGGCCTGCTCACGGGGCACCCGATCTACTTCACGATCCTCGGCCTGCTCGTCGGGATCCTGCTCGCCATGTTCCTGCTGGGCCGGCGCGCCGAGCGCGCCGCCTACGTGAACCTCGAGGGGCAGAAGGGCGCGGCCGGGGCCGCGCTGTCCTCCATCCGTCGCGGCTGGACGGTCGAGCAGGAACCGGTGGCCGCCGAGGCCCGCACCCAGGACATGGTCTTCCGCGCCGTCGGCCGCGGCGGCATCGTCCTCGTCGGTGACGGCCCGCCCAGCCGGGTGCGCAAGCTGCTGGAGACCGAGCGGCGCAAGGTCGCCCGCGTCGCCCCCAACGTCCCCGTGCACCTGTTCACCGTCGGCGACGGCGGCGCGGCCGACGAGGTGCCGCTGCGCAAGCTCGCCTCGCGCGTGCAGCGCCTGAAGCCGGAGCTGACGAAGCAGGAGGTCGGGGCCGTGCAGAAGAGGCTGCGCGCCCTGGGCGGCATCCGCCCGCCGGTGCCCAAGGGCATCGACCCGATGAGCGCCCGTCCCGACCGGCGCGCGATGCGCGGTCGCTGA
- a CDS encoding RDD family protein, producing MADRTTSAPDDPFPEPAPGTRLGLPASGPGSVSGWGRRFLGLVVDWVVASLVARASLSGVGRDLGPLLVFLLMHLLLVSTIGMTIGHAVTGTAVRRLDGRPVGFALGLARAVLVTLVIPAVVYDGDRRGLHDRASRTVVVRR from the coding sequence GTGGCCGACCGGACGACGAGCGCCCCCGACGACCCCTTCCCCGAGCCCGCGCCCGGCACCCGGCTGGGCCTGCCCGCCTCGGGCCCCGGCTCGGTCTCCGGCTGGGGCCGGCGCTTCCTGGGCCTGGTCGTGGACTGGGTCGTGGCCTCCCTGGTCGCCCGCGCCTCCCTCAGCGGCGTCGGCCGCGACCTGGGACCGCTGCTGGTCTTCCTCCTCATGCACCTGCTGCTGGTCTCCACGATCGGCATGACCATCGGGCACGCCGTCACCGGGACCGCCGTGCGCCGCCTGGACGGCCGGCCCGTCGGGTTCGCCCTCGGCCTGGCCCGCGCCGTCCTGGTGACCCTCGTCATCCCCGCCGTCGTCTACGACGGCGACCGGCGCGGCCTGCACGACCGGGCGTCGCGCACCGTCGTCGTGCGCCGGTAG
- the glnA gene encoding type I glutamate--ammonia ligase, producing the protein MFSNAQEVVDFIAREDVKFVDIRFCDLPGVMQHFTVPASTVDVDALSEGQMFDGSSIRGFQAIHESDMKLIADPTSAFIDPFRKEKTLVINHSIVDPFTDEAYSRDPRNIAAKAEAYLKTTGIADTVFFGPEAEFYIFDDVRFETNQRESYYHIDSIEAAWNTGRKEEGGNLGYKTRYKGGYFPVAPIDHFSDLRDEMVVELEKAGLQVERAHHEVGTAGQAEINYKFDTLKNAGDQLLLFKYIIKNVALRNGHTVTFMPKPLFGDNGSGMHCHQSLWKDGEPLFYDEKGYGGLSDLARWYIGGLLHHAPSLLAFTNPTVNSYHRLVPGFEAPVNLVYSARNRSACIRIPITGNSPKAKRIEFRVPDPSANPYLAFAAQLMAGLDGIKNRIEPADPVDKDLYELPPEEHANIKTVPYSLPDVLDALEADHEYLLEGGVFTQDLIETWIDYKRTNEVDPIRLRPHPHEFELYYDI; encoded by the coding sequence ATGTTCAGCAACGCCCAAGAGGTCGTCGACTTCATCGCCCGCGAAGACGTGAAGTTCGTCGACATCCGGTTCTGCGACCTGCCGGGGGTCATGCAGCACTTCACCGTCCCCGCGAGCACCGTGGACGTCGACGCGCTGTCCGAGGGCCAGATGTTCGACGGGTCCTCGATCCGCGGCTTCCAGGCCATCCACGAGTCGGACATGAAGCTCATCGCGGACCCGACGTCGGCCTTCATCGATCCTTTCCGCAAGGAGAAGACCCTCGTCATCAACCACTCGATCGTGGACCCGTTCACGGACGAGGCGTACAGCCGCGACCCGCGCAACATCGCGGCCAAGGCCGAGGCGTACCTGAAGACGACCGGCATCGCCGACACCGTCTTCTTCGGCCCCGAGGCCGAGTTCTACATCTTCGACGACGTGCGGTTCGAGACGAACCAGCGCGAGTCCTACTACCACATCGACTCCATCGAGGCCGCGTGGAACACCGGCCGCAAGGAGGAGGGTGGGAACCTCGGGTACAAGACGCGCTACAAGGGCGGGTACTTCCCCGTGGCCCCGATCGACCACTTCTCGGACCTGCGCGACGAGATGGTCGTGGAGCTGGAGAAGGCGGGCCTGCAGGTCGAGCGCGCGCACCACGAGGTGGGCACCGCCGGCCAGGCCGAGATCAACTACAAGTTCGACACCCTGAAGAACGCCGGCGACCAGCTGCTGCTCTTCAAGTACATCATCAAGAACGTGGCGCTGCGCAACGGTCACACCGTGACGTTCATGCCCAAGCCGCTGTTCGGCGACAACGGCTCCGGCATGCACTGCCACCAGTCGCTGTGGAAGGACGGCGAGCCGCTCTTCTACGACGAGAAGGGCTACGGCGGCCTGTCCGACCTGGCCCGCTGGTACATCGGCGGCCTGCTGCACCACGCGCCGTCGCTGCTGGCGTTCACGAACCCGACGGTGAACTCCTACCACCGCCTGGTCCCCGGTTTCGAGGCTCCCGTGAACCTCGTCTACTCGGCCCGCAACCGCTCGGCCTGCATCCGCATCCCGATCACGGGGAACTCCCCCAAGGCCAAGCGCATCGAGTTCCGCGTGCCGGACCCGTCGGCGAACCCGTACCTGGCGTTCGCGGCCCAGCTGATGGCGGGTCTGGACGGCATCAAGAACCGCATCGAGCCGGCCGACCCGGTCGACAAGGACCTCTACGAGCTCCCGCCCGAGGAGCACGCGAACATCAAGACGGTCCCGTACTCGCTGCCCGACGTGCTCGACGCGCTCGAGGCCGACCACGAGTACCTCCTCGAGGGCGGCGTGTTCACCCAGGACCTCATCGAGACCTGGATCGACTACAAGCGCACCAACGAGGTCGACCCGATCCGGCTGCGCCCGCACCCGCACGAGTTCGAGCTCTACTACGACATCTGA
- a CDS encoding discoidin domain-containing protein — translation MPTTTTCSSCRAGMREADRFCWTCGEPREGVPDRLEVLTSPAAGAAHRGDRRARTVIGAFSVVLVAAVGVAGWWLLRPSDTATTSAAPSAPATTAAPASASATASAVPAQATAPATTPAPTPTVSYAAGPVVPAGVRVPGTSPDSADAGGRTTSYAAANVLDGRPSTAWRTEGDATGSTLTFTFARTVRLTEVGLVNGFAKVDPYDGTDRYQQGRRITAVTWTFLTPTGPVRVPQRLTDGDRRLQRLNVAPVEVTSVELTIDAVTSPGAGGRFDRTAVSDVAFANS, via the coding sequence GTGCCGACGACCACCACCTGCTCGTCCTGCCGAGCAGGGATGCGGGAGGCCGACAGGTTCTGCTGGACCTGCGGGGAACCGCGGGAGGGCGTCCCGGACCGGCTGGAGGTCCTCACGTCGCCCGCCGCGGGCGCTGCGCACCGCGGGGACCGGCGGGCCCGCACGGTCATCGGCGCGTTCTCGGTGGTGCTCGTGGCGGCCGTCGGGGTGGCCGGGTGGTGGTTGCTGCGCCCCTCGGACACGGCGACCACGAGCGCGGCCCCCAGCGCCCCGGCCACGACGGCCGCTCCGGCCTCCGCGAGCGCCACCGCGAGCGCCGTGCCCGCGCAGGCGACGGCCCCGGCGACGACGCCCGCGCCGACGCCCACGGTCAGCTACGCCGCGGGTCCCGTCGTCCCGGCCGGCGTCCGGGTACCGGGCACCTCCCCCGACAGCGCCGACGCCGGGGGCCGCACGACGTCGTACGCGGCGGCGAACGTGCTCGACGGCAGGCCCTCGACGGCCTGGCGCACCGAGGGCGACGCGACGGGGTCGACGCTGACGTTCACGTTCGCGCGGACGGTCCGCCTCACCGAGGTGGGGCTGGTGAACGGTTTCGCCAAGGTCGACCCGTACGACGGCACGGACCGCTACCAGCAGGGCCGGCGCATCACGGCGGTGACGTGGACGTTCCTGACGCCGACCGGCCCCGTGCGGGTCCCCCAGCGGCTGACCGACGGCGACCGCCGGCTGCAGCGGCTGAACGTCGCCCCCGTCGAGGTGACCTCGGTGGAGCTGACCATCGACGCGGTCACCTCCCCCGGCGCCGGCGGGCGCTTCGACCGGACCGCCGTCAGCGACGTGGCCTTCGCGAACAGCTGA
- a CDS encoding SDR family oxidoreductase: MDLQLEGARVLVTGGTRGIGAAIVAEFLAEGADVAMCARTPADVEAAVQRAGGPGTLRGAVVDVSRREDVFAWVDETAAELGGLDVVVANVSAIAAANDVESWRLSLDVDLLGTVSLVDAALPHLRRAGGGSIVTIGSVSGREVDAFAGPYGTVKAALVAYTQGLAHQFAAEGIRANTVSPGNTYFDGGVWQLTERNDPEFFAEALALNPTGRMATPEEVARPVVFLASPAASFVTGTNLVVDGALTRGIQL, from the coding sequence GTGGACCTGCAGCTGGAGGGCGCCCGCGTCCTGGTGACGGGCGGCACCCGCGGGATCGGCGCCGCGATCGTCGCGGAGTTCCTGGCCGAGGGGGCCGACGTCGCGATGTGCGCGAGGACGCCGGCCGACGTGGAGGCCGCCGTGCAGCGGGCGGGCGGGCCGGGGACCCTGCGCGGCGCGGTCGTCGACGTCTCCCGCCGCGAGGACGTCTTCGCCTGGGTCGACGAGACCGCCGCCGAGCTCGGCGGCCTGGACGTGGTCGTCGCGAACGTCAGCGCCATCGCCGCCGCCAACGACGTCGAGTCCTGGCGGTTGTCCCTCGACGTGGACCTGCTGGGCACGGTGTCCCTCGTCGACGCGGCGCTGCCGCACCTGCGGCGGGCCGGGGGCGGGTCGATCGTCACGATCGGCAGCGTCTCCGGTCGCGAGGTCGACGCGTTCGCCGGGCCGTACGGGACCGTCAAGGCGGCGCTGGTCGCCTACACGCAGGGCCTGGCCCACCAGTTCGCGGCCGAGGGGATCCGGGCGAACACCGTCTCGCCGGGGAACACCTACTTCGACGGCGGCGTGTGGCAGCTCACCGAGCGCAACGACCCGGAGTTCTTCGCCGAGGCCCTCGCGCTGAACCCGACGGGCCGGATGGCCACCCCGGAGGAGGTGGCGCGGCCGGTGGTGTTCCTGGCCAGCCCCGCGGCCAGTTTCGTCACCGGGACGAACCTCGTCGTGGACGGGGCCCTGACGCGGGGCATCCAGCTGTAG
- a CDS encoding acetamidase/formamidase family protein: MHTLDGSVEVVEFTPTPEQYAWTFGGVAPVATVRPGTALKLWSDDAFCGRLRSVTDLPGTALRMPFVNPQTGPFFVEGAEPGDTLVLHVVDLEPARDWGASALIPFFGGLTSTDRTATLQPPLPERTWIYHLDSARRTVGLDLGELSLELPLEPMLGTVGVAPAAGEVRSSLVPDTFGGNMDTPELKPGTTVYLRVNVEGALFSLGDGHYRQGEGESCGTAVEGAVNSLVLVDLLKTPGPAWPRLESDTHWTVVGSSRPLEDAWRAGQVDAVAWIRELTGLDVLDAYQVLSQISEVPLANAVDVNYSVATKVPKRLLPVQRAAYGGVHDRLRALVR; encoded by the coding sequence GTGCACACCCTGGACGGCAGTGTCGAGGTCGTCGAGTTCACCCCGACGCCCGAGCAGTACGCCTGGACCTTCGGCGGCGTCGCGCCCGTCGCGACCGTCCGGCCGGGCACGGCCCTGAAGCTGTGGAGCGACGACGCCTTCTGCGGGCGCCTGCGCTCGGTCACCGACCTGCCCGGCACCGCGCTGCGGATGCCGTTCGTCAACCCGCAGACCGGCCCGTTCTTCGTCGAGGGCGCCGAACCGGGCGACACCCTCGTCCTGCACGTCGTCGACCTCGAACCCGCGCGCGACTGGGGCGCCTCCGCGCTCATCCCCTTCTTCGGCGGCCTGACCTCCACCGACCGCACCGCCACCCTCCAGCCGCCGCTGCCGGAACGGACGTGGATCTACCACCTGGACTCCGCCCGCCGCACCGTGGGCCTGGACCTGGGGGAGCTGTCCCTGGAACTGCCCCTCGAACCCATGCTCGGGACCGTCGGGGTCGCCCCGGCGGCGGGGGAGGTGCGCAGTTCCCTCGTGCCCGACACCTTCGGCGGCAACATGGACACCCCCGAGCTGAAACCCGGCACCACGGTGTACCTGCGCGTCAACGTCGAGGGCGCCCTGTTCTCCCTGGGCGACGGGCACTACCGGCAGGGCGAGGGGGAGTCCTGCGGGACGGCCGTGGAGGGGGCGGTGAACTCCCTGGTCCTCGTCGACCTGCTCAAGACGCCCGGCCCGGCCTGGCCCCGGCTGGAGAGCGACACGCACTGGACCGTCGTCGGCTCCTCCCGGCCGCTGGAGGACGCCTGGCGCGCGGGGCAGGTCGACGCCGTGGCCTGGATCCGGGAACTGACCGGGCTGGACGTCCTCGACGCCTACCAGGTGCTCTCCCAGATCAGCGAGGTCCCCCTCGCCAACGCCGTCGACGTGAACTACAGCGTCGCGACGAAGGTCCCCAAACGGCTGCTGCCCGTGCAGCGCGCCGCCTACGGCGGCGTCCACGACCGGTTGCGCGCGCTGGTGCGCTGA
- the fgd gene encoding glucose-6-phosphate dehydrogenase (coenzyme-F420), producing MSRTVDTHGQPLKLGYKASAEQFTPGALADFAVQAEEQGLDSVWISDHFQPWRHVDGHAPSALTWLPWVAAKTSRVQLGTSVLTPTLRYNPAVIAQAFATLGVLAPGRAILGVGTGEALNEHAVGVDFPEVKERFARLREAVRLIKQLWAGERVTFEGDYYRLHDATVYDRPEVPVPIYVAGGGPGVTKYAGRAGDGYICTSGKGMDLYSDTLLPALREGLEASGRTEDQIDRTIEIKLSFDEDPAKALENTRFWAPLSLTAEQKSQVHDPVEMARLADELPIEQVAKRWIVSSDPAEVAAKVQEYVDAGFTHLVFHAPGHDQSRFLSQFTADVVPLLRP from the coding sequence GTGAGCCGAACGGTGGACACGCACGGCCAGCCCCTGAAGCTGGGGTACAAGGCGTCGGCGGAGCAGTTCACGCCCGGGGCCCTGGCCGACTTCGCCGTCCAGGCCGAGGAGCAGGGCCTGGACTCGGTGTGGATCTCCGACCACTTCCAGCCCTGGCGCCACGTCGACGGGCACGCCCCCTCGGCCCTGACCTGGCTGCCGTGGGTGGCGGCCAAGACCTCCCGGGTGCAGCTGGGCACCAGCGTCCTGACCCCCACCCTGCGCTACAACCCCGCCGTCATCGCCCAGGCCTTCGCCACCCTCGGGGTCCTGGCCCCGGGCCGGGCGATCCTGGGCGTGGGCACCGGCGAGGCCCTCAACGAGCACGCCGTCGGCGTCGACTTCCCCGAGGTCAAGGAACGCTTCGCCCGGCTGCGCGAGGCGGTGCGGCTCATCAAGCAGCTGTGGGCCGGGGAGCGGGTCACCTTCGAGGGCGACTACTACCGGCTGCACGACGCGACCGTCTACGACCGGCCCGAGGTCCCCGTCCCGATCTACGTCGCCGGGGGCGGGCCGGGGGTCACCAAGTACGCCGGCCGGGCCGGGGACGGGTACATCTGCACCTCCGGCAAGGGCATGGACCTGTACTCCGACACCCTGCTGCCGGCGTTGCGGGAGGGGCTGGAGGCCTCGGGGCGCACCGAGGACCAGATCGACCGGACCATCGAGATCAAGCTGTCCTTCGACGAGGACCCCGCGAAGGCGCTGGAGAACACGCGGTTCTGGGCGCCGCTGTCGCTGACCGCGGAGCAGAAGTCGCAGGTCCACGACCCCGTGGAGATGGCGCGGCTGGCCGACGAGCTGCCCATCGAGCAGGTCGCCAAGCGCTGGATCGTCTCCAGCGACCCGGCGGAGGTCGCGGCGAAGGTGCAGGAGTACGTCGACGCCGGGTTCACCCACCTGGTCTTCCACGCCCCCGGTCACGACCAGTCGCGGTTCCTGAGCCAGTTCACCGCCGACGTCGTGCCGCTGCTGCGGCCCTGA